Proteins from a single region of Aureibacter tunicatorum:
- a CDS encoding alanine dehydrogenase: MNDQPKIDFSESKTTILTKESMMPINLKSQSLRIGVPKENSSDENRVTLTPDAVEILVNNGHEVLVEANAGVCSNYPDNEYSDAGAKICYHSKEVFESQIIVKVAPPTLEELGYMKPEAVIISALQMGNLSLPYLEKLKKKRITALAYELLQDLSGQTPFVRAMSEIAGSIAMLIASEYLSSTPHGKGIMIGSISGVMPSKVVILGSGTVAEHAARAAIGLGAEIKIFDNHIYKLRRLKHAIGLQIPTCTIDSKALSNALKSADVVIGALKPDRGRARYWVTEEMISQMQEGSVIIDIAIDQGGCFETSQPTKLNNPVFIKHGVIHYCVPNIASKVARTATKAISNIFTPILLNIGDRGGIDEMIYSHHGFMNGVYTYKGCLTNPLIASKFNINYKDLELLITARF, translated from the coding sequence ATGAATGACCAGCCTAAAATCGATTTCTCCGAGTCAAAAACAACTATTTTGACAAAAGAGTCAATGATGCCCATCAACTTAAAAAGCCAATCATTGAGAATCGGCGTTCCCAAAGAGAATTCTTCAGATGAAAACAGAGTAACGCTAACTCCGGACGCTGTGGAAATTTTAGTCAATAATGGACATGAAGTACTTGTAGAGGCCAATGCTGGAGTTTGTTCTAATTATCCTGACAATGAATACAGCGATGCTGGCGCTAAAATATGTTATCATTCTAAAGAAGTATTCGAAAGCCAAATCATTGTAAAAGTAGCGCCTCCCACGCTTGAGGAACTAGGCTACATGAAACCAGAAGCTGTGATCATTTCCGCTTTGCAAATGGGCAACTTAAGTCTTCCATACCTTGAAAAACTTAAGAAAAAAAGAATCACAGCATTAGCCTATGAATTGCTTCAAGATCTATCAGGCCAAACGCCATTTGTCAGAGCTATGAGCGAAATCGCCGGCAGCATAGCTATGCTCATCGCTTCAGAGTATTTAAGCTCGACACCGCATGGTAAGGGAATTATGATTGGAAGCATATCAGGAGTAATGCCTTCAAAAGTTGTCATTTTGGGTTCAGGAACTGTAGCTGAACATGCAGCGAGAGCAGCGATAGGACTTGGCGCTGAAATCAAAATCTTTGACAACCATATTTATAAACTGAGAAGATTGAAGCATGCCATTGGACTGCAAATTCCAACTTGCACTATAGACTCCAAAGCACTATCCAATGCGCTTAAATCAGCTGATGTGGTAATAGGCGCGCTAAAGCCTGACAGAGGCAGAGCTCGATACTGGGTAACTGAAGAAATGATAAGCCAAATGCAGGAAGGCTCTGTCATCATCGACATTGCGATCGATCAGGGCGGGTGTTTTGAGACATCACAACCTACTAAGCTTAACAATCCTGTCTTCATAAAACATGGAGTAATACACTACTGTGTCCCTAATATTGCTTCAAAAGTTGCCCGCACAGCCACAAAAGCAATCAGCAATATATTCACGCCAATATTGTTGAATATTGGCGATCGCGGTGGGATTGACGAAATGATATACAGCCATCATGGCTTCATGAATGGTGTATACACTTACAAAGGCTGCCTAACCAATCCTTTGATTGCCTCAAAATTCAACATCAACTACAAGGACTTGGAACTTTTAATCACCGCCAGATTTTAA
- the tsaE gene encoding tRNA (adenosine(37)-N6)-threonylcarbamoyltransferase complex ATPase subunit type 1 TsaE has product MGNNELIIEKYTINDLPEVCRQVIEFAQEHTIWIFDGEMGAGKTTTISAMAKELNIIDNVSSPTFSIVNEYIDNKDNYFYHFDFYRIKNEVEAMDIGVDEYFYSGHVCFLEWASLIPSLLPEKHIKIEISIEDEKHRTIKATKYE; this is encoded by the coding sequence ATGGGAAATAACGAACTCATTATAGAAAAATATACTATCAATGACCTGCCTGAAGTATGCAGACAGGTCATTGAATTTGCTCAAGAACATACTATCTGGATTTTTGATGGAGAAATGGGAGCAGGAAAAACCACTACCATTTCAGCAATGGCCAAAGAGCTTAACATTATAGACAATGTAAGCAGTCCAACTTTTTCGATAGTCAATGAATACATCGACAATAAGGACAATTATTTTTATCACTTCGACTTCTATAGAATAAAAAATGAAGTTGAAGCTATGGATATTGGCGTTGATGAATACTTTTACTCAGGACATGTCTGTTTCTTGGAATGGGCATCATTAATTCCCAGTCTACTTCCAGAAAAACATATAAAAATTGAAATAAGCATAGAAGACGAAAAGCACCGCACGATCAAAGCTACAAAATATGAATGA
- a CDS encoding bifunctional response regulator/alkaline phosphatase family protein, producing the protein MQTYHIFWADDEIELLKPHILFLEKKGYTIHPFKSATEVLDALDEANCDIIFLDENMPGMTGLEAIPHIKEKKPNTPIIMITKSEEEHIMEEAIASKISDYLIKPLNPNQILLAIKKLTENKRLVSERTNMSYQQDFRNISMAFSDYMDHEEWTDIYNKLIFWELEIEQSSDNSMSEVLEMQKTDANVNFTKFIKENYVDWLNDPEVDKPLLSHQIMKEKVFPHLKNSDQPVFFVVIDNLRSDQWKVLQPIFNEYFNTEEESSYFSILPTTTAYSRNSIFSGMLPLEMSKHYPDLWEGEDSDEGKNNAEDAFLERQLRRNNLDIKWSYHKIKQLNQGKQLADNINNLMNNQLNVIVYNFVDMLSHARTEMEVIRELAPNESAYRSLTKSWFMHSPLLEIFQKLAKKDVKVVLTTDHGTMRVKKPYKIIGDRNTNTNLRYKQGKNLSFDEDKVFVARDPKKFHLPQVNVSTAYVFSTEDYFFAYPNNYNYYVNYYKDTFQHGGVSLEEMIIPLVTLQSKNGK; encoded by the coding sequence ATGCAGACATATCATATTTTCTGGGCCGACGACGAAATTGAGCTTTTAAAGCCCCATATACTTTTCTTGGAGAAAAAAGGATACACTATCCATCCTTTCAAAAGCGCCACCGAGGTTCTTGACGCATTGGATGAAGCCAACTGCGATATCATATTCTTGGATGAAAATATGCCGGGGATGACTGGACTGGAAGCCATTCCTCATATCAAGGAGAAAAAACCTAACACGCCGATCATTATGATCACTAAAAGTGAGGAAGAACATATCATGGAAGAGGCTATCGCTTCAAAAATCAGCGATTACCTTATCAAGCCTTTGAATCCAAATCAAATTCTTCTTGCGATAAAAAAACTTACTGAAAACAAAAGATTGGTTTCTGAAAGAACCAATATGAGTTATCAGCAAGATTTTCGAAACATCAGCATGGCTTTCAGCGACTATATGGACCATGAAGAATGGACGGACATATACAATAAATTGATTTTCTGGGAATTGGAAATCGAACAATCCTCAGACAACAGCATGTCCGAAGTGCTGGAAATGCAAAAAACTGACGCCAATGTCAATTTCACCAAGTTCATCAAAGAAAATTACGTTGACTGGTTGAATGACCCTGAAGTGGACAAACCCTTGCTTTCGCATCAAATCATGAAAGAGAAAGTGTTTCCTCACTTGAAAAACAGCGACCAGCCTGTATTTTTCGTGGTGATAGACAATTTGCGTTCAGATCAATGGAAAGTCTTGCAACCTATCTTCAATGAATATTTCAATACTGAGGAAGAAAGTTCTTATTTCTCAATATTACCAACTACAACGGCGTATTCAAGAAACTCCATCTTCTCTGGCATGTTGCCTTTGGAAATGTCAAAGCACTACCCTGACCTATGGGAGGGAGAAGATTCCGACGAAGGAAAGAACAACGCCGAGGATGCGTTTTTGGAAAGACAATTAAGAAGGAATAACCTTGACATCAAATGGTCTTACCATAAAATCAAACAACTTAACCAAGGCAAGCAATTGGCTGACAACATCAACAACTTGATGAACAACCAGCTAAATGTCATCGTCTACAATTTTGTGGACATGCTTTCTCATGCCCGTACTGAAATGGAAGTAATCAGGGAATTAGCGCCGAACGAATCAGCGTATAGATCTCTGACCAAATCATGGTTCATGCATTCTCCTCTTCTGGAAATCTTCCAAAAGCTCGCTAAAAAAGACGTGAAAGTAGTATTAACTACTGACCATGGAACTATGAGAGTTAAAAAGCCATATAAAATCATAGGGGACAGAAACACCAACACAAACCTTCGTTACAAGCAAGGGAAGAATCTAAGTTTTGATGAAGATAAAGTTTTTGTGGCAAGAGATCCTAAGAAATTCCACCTTCCACAAGTAAATGTGTCTACGGCTTATGTATTCTCAACGGAAGATTATTTCTTTGCATATCCAAACAATTATAACTATTATGTCAACTACTACAAAGACACTTTCCAACATGGGGGAGTTTCTTTGGAGGAAATGATTATTCCTTTAGTCACATTACAATCTAAAAATGGGAAATAA
- a CDS encoding HD domain-containing protein, protein MKKKKIINDPLYGLIDIPDGLVFELIEHPYFQRLRRIKQLGLTDYVYPGAFHTRFQHALGAMHLMRKCLSSLKAKGVLISDDEMEGAMVAILLHDIGHGPFSHALEFSLMKNISHEHVSISFMNQLNDEFGGRLDLAIKMFKGRYEREFFHQLISSQLDVDRIDYLNRDSFYSGVMEGRVGADRIIKLLNVVDDQLVLEEKGIYSVENFLIARRHMYWQVYLHKASVCAEAMLVSMINRARCLLTSGKDIPGSTSLKYFLSNEVDKNSFNNRKGLMHFNEIDDCDITYVMKLWSKSEDVVLKVLSTGLLDRSLFKVEIMNEPVSKMELTNYRCLIDQYYDIELSESDFFLLKGELSNKTYVVGGQDINVLTKKGEIKSIIECSELSHILAQSKIVKKYYICWPKMISL, encoded by the coding sequence TTGAAGAAGAAAAAAATAATTAATGACCCTTTATATGGCTTGATTGATATTCCAGATGGTTTGGTGTTTGAACTAATCGAACACCCCTATTTTCAGCGATTAAGGCGGATAAAGCAATTAGGATTGACAGATTACGTGTATCCAGGGGCTTTTCATACAAGGTTTCAACATGCTCTGGGAGCTATGCATTTGATGAGGAAATGTTTATCAAGTTTAAAAGCCAAGGGAGTGCTGATATCGGATGACGAGATGGAGGGGGCGATGGTTGCGATACTATTGCATGATATTGGGCACGGACCTTTTTCGCACGCTTTGGAGTTCAGTTTGATGAAAAATATTTCTCATGAGCATGTTTCCATCTCGTTTATGAATCAATTGAATGATGAGTTCGGAGGACGGTTGGATCTAGCGATCAAAATGTTCAAAGGCCGATACGAGCGGGAGTTTTTTCATCAGCTGATATCGAGTCAATTGGATGTGGATAGAATTGATTATTTGAATAGAGATAGTTTTTATTCTGGGGTGATGGAAGGAAGAGTCGGCGCTGATAGAATTATTAAACTGTTGAATGTTGTAGATGATCAGTTGGTGCTTGAGGAAAAGGGGATTTATAGTGTTGAAAATTTTTTGATAGCAAGGCGGCATATGTATTGGCAAGTTTATTTGCATAAAGCATCGGTTTGCGCTGAGGCTATGCTTGTTTCGATGATTAATAGAGCTCGGTGCTTATTAACATCAGGAAAGGATATCCCTGGATCAACATCATTAAAGTATTTTTTGTCAAATGAAGTTGATAAGAACTCATTTAATAATCGAAAAGGGTTAATGCATTTCAACGAGATAGATGATTGTGATATAACTTATGTTATGAAGTTATGGAGTAAAAGCGAAGATGTAGTGCTGAAAGTTTTAAGTACAGGTTTGTTGGATAGAAGCTTGTTTAAGGTTGAGATTATGAATGAGCCAGTTTCCAAAATGGAATTGACAAATTATAGATGTTTAATTGATCAATATTATGATATTGAATTGTCTGAGTCTGATTTTTTTTTATTGAAAGGAGAGTTGTCTAATAAAACGTATGTTGTTGGAGGACAGGATATTAATGTGCTGACTAAGAAGGGAGAGATAAAAAGTATAATAGAATGCAGTGAGTTGTCGCATATATTGGCACAAAGCAAAATTGTTAAAAAATATTACATTTGCTGGCCTAAAATGATATCTTTGTGA
- the lpxD gene encoding UDP-3-O-(3-hydroxymyristoyl)glucosamine N-acyltransferase, whose translation MEFSVEQIAQMLGGEVIGDKSAKISKLGKIEEAGSNAISFLANLKYESHLYTSEAGAVIVNKDFEPKQEFTTTLIKVDDAYTAFTSLLEEYQKALKSSKVGVESPSFIGENVTEGENIYRGAFSYIGSQSTLGDGVKIYPHVYIGEHVIIGENSTIEAGVKIYPGTIIGKNCVIAAGSVIGSDGFGFAPQMDGTYKTIPQLGNVIIEDNVNIGANTVIDCATLGSTIIKQGVKLDNLIQIAHNVEVGKNTVIAAQTGISGSTKIGENCMFGGQVGLAGHLKMADRTMLAAQAGVSKSNNKEGEVLMGAPAFNSMKFFKSYAAFRKLPETVERLSKLEQKINESK comes from the coding sequence ATGGAGTTTAGTGTTGAGCAAATCGCCCAAATGCTGGGGGGCGAAGTAATTGGTGACAAATCGGCAAAAATCAGTAAACTGGGTAAAATTGAGGAAGCTGGCAGTAATGCTATATCATTTTTGGCAAATTTGAAGTATGAGTCGCATCTTTATACTTCAGAGGCAGGTGCTGTGATTGTCAATAAGGATTTTGAACCTAAACAAGAGTTTACGACTACATTGATCAAAGTTGATGATGCTTACACGGCATTTACTAGTCTGTTGGAAGAGTATCAGAAAGCTTTGAAAAGCTCGAAAGTCGGCGTTGAGTCGCCGTCATTCATAGGTGAGAATGTCACAGAGGGAGAGAATATTTACAGAGGCGCGTTTTCATATATCGGATCACAATCTACACTTGGTGATGGAGTGAAGATTTATCCTCATGTTTATATCGGAGAACATGTGATTATTGGTGAGAATTCAACTATTGAGGCTGGAGTTAAAATTTACCCAGGTACTATTATTGGTAAGAATTGCGTTATCGCCGCGGGATCAGTGATCGGAAGCGATGGATTTGGTTTTGCTCCTCAAATGGATGGAACTTATAAGACCATACCTCAGCTTGGAAATGTGATTATCGAGGATAATGTGAATATAGGTGCTAACACCGTGATTGATTGCGCTACATTAGGCTCGACAATCATCAAGCAAGGAGTTAAACTTGACAACTTGATTCAAATAGCTCATAATGTCGAAGTTGGAAAGAATACAGTAATAGCAGCTCAAACAGGAATATCGGGATCAACAAAGATTGGTGAAAATTGCATGTTTGGAGGTCAAGTAGGATTGGCAGGGCATTTGAAAATGGCAGATCGAACAATGTTAGCAGCTCAAGCAGGGGTGTCAAAATCTAATAATAAAGAAGGAGAAGTTTTGATGGGAGCTCCGGCATTTAACAGCATGAAATTCTTTAAATCTTATGCAGCTTTTAGGAAATTGCCTGAAACTGTGGAAAGACTGTCAAAATTGGAACAAAAGATAAACGAATCGAAATAA
- a CDS encoding bifunctional UDP-3-O-[3-hydroxymyristoyl] N-acetylglucosamine deacetylase/3-hydroxyacyl-ACP dehydratase, whose product MKLKQHTIKSSVKVAGVGLHTGVVATMTFIPASPNEGIRFQRIDLEGEPIIEADVDLVSDTSRGTTLKKGEATVSTIEHTLAALVALEIDNVLIQLSGPECPILDGSSYPILEALESVGVEEQNALRDIFEVPKGIFYSDPKNNIEIGALPCDDYRVTVMVDYNSPVLGSQHASLTNLSQFKNEIAPCRTFCFLHELEMLLEAGLIKGGDVDNAIVIVDREVQEHELDRLAKLFNKDKIEVKEGTLNNIELRYKNEPARHKLLDVMGDLALVGTPFKAQIMAARPGHAANVAFAKKLKKMIKESNNSDFPHYDPKLPPVYDVNKIAQTLAHRYPFALVDKIFHLNDTRVAGVKNITMNEPCFQGHFPENPIFPGVLQIEAMAQTGGILVLNTVPDPENYWTFFLGLENCKFRQMVTPGDTLILQCELLQPIKRGIAKMQGKAYVAGKLVAEAIMMARIVRKDA is encoded by the coding sequence ATGAAACTTAAACAGCATACTATAAAATCATCAGTTAAGGTAGCTGGTGTCGGTCTTCATACAGGAGTCGTAGCTACAATGACTTTTATTCCAGCGAGTCCTAATGAGGGAATCAGATTTCAAAGAATTGATCTAGAAGGGGAGCCTATCATCGAAGCTGACGTTGATTTGGTTTCTGATACATCTAGAGGAACTACTTTGAAAAAAGGAGAAGCTACTGTTAGCACTATAGAACATACGTTGGCCGCTTTAGTAGCTCTAGAGATTGATAATGTGCTTATTCAGTTGAGTGGGCCTGAATGTCCAATTCTTGACGGAAGTTCATATCCTATACTTGAGGCTTTGGAGTCTGTTGGTGTAGAGGAACAAAACGCTTTAAGAGATATATTTGAAGTGCCGAAAGGGATTTTTTATAGCGATCCGAAAAATAATATCGAAATAGGCGCTTTGCCTTGCGATGATTACAGAGTTACAGTAATGGTGGATTACAATTCGCCAGTGCTAGGGAGTCAACATGCTTCGCTTACGAATTTATCGCAATTTAAAAATGAAATTGCCCCTTGTAGAACATTTTGCTTTTTGCATGAATTGGAAATGCTTCTTGAGGCTGGCTTGATCAAAGGTGGTGATGTTGATAATGCTATCGTGATCGTTGATCGTGAGGTGCAAGAGCACGAATTGGATCGATTAGCTAAGTTATTCAATAAAGATAAGATTGAAGTAAAGGAAGGGACTCTTAATAATATCGAGTTAAGATATAAAAATGAGCCGGCACGTCATAAATTATTGGATGTGATGGGTGATTTGGCTTTGGTTGGTACTCCTTTTAAGGCTCAGATCATGGCCGCGCGACCTGGCCATGCTGCGAACGTTGCATTTGCCAAGAAGCTTAAGAAAATGATTAAGGAAAGTAATAATAGCGATTTTCCGCATTATGATCCTAAGCTGCCTCCAGTGTATGATGTGAATAAAATCGCTCAGACTTTGGCGCATAGATATCCTTTTGCTCTAGTAGATAAAATTTTTCATTTAAATGACACCAGAGTTGCGGGAGTTAAGAATATTACAATGAACGAGCCATGTTTTCAAGGACATTTTCCTGAAAACCCAATCTTTCCAGGAGTACTTCAAATCGAAGCTATGGCTCAAACAGGCGGTATACTTGTGTTGAATACGGTGCCTGATCCAGAGAATTATTGGACATTTTTCTTAGGCTTGGAAAATTGCAAATTTAGACAGATGGTAACGCCTGGTGATACATTGATACTACAATGCGAGCTATTACAGCCTATCAAGCGTGGAATTGCAAAGATGCAAGGAAAAGCGTATGTTGCAGGTAAATTGGTGGCCGAAGCAATAATGATGGCCCGAATAGTAAGAAAAGACGCATGA
- the lpxA gene encoding acyl-ACP--UDP-N-acetylglucosamine O-acyltransferase, whose amino-acid sequence MISPLANVHPDAKVAEGVVVEPFAVIHKDVEIGEGTWIGSHTVICDGARIGKKCEVHPGAVISGVPQDLKFEGEVTTCEIGDNTIIRECVTISRGTKDKLKTVIGNNVLLMAYVHVAHDCIIGDRCIVANAVQIAGHCTINEWAIIGGTTAIHQFVTIGKHAMVAGGARLGKDVPPYVLTTRVPAGFAGVNTLGLRRRGFSNDKIREIQEVYKAFYEEGRNITQSISFVEENVVSSEVRDEILAFIKGSDRGVLRLVKEDYT is encoded by the coding sequence ATGATAAGTCCATTAGCAAATGTTCATCCAGATGCTAAAGTCGCTGAAGGAGTGGTTGTTGAACCTTTCGCGGTAATACATAAGGATGTTGAAATAGGAGAGGGTACTTGGATTGGCTCTCATACAGTGATCTGTGATGGTGCACGTATAGGTAAGAAGTGTGAAGTCCATCCGGGAGCTGTAATTTCAGGTGTTCCTCAAGATTTGAAGTTTGAGGGAGAGGTTACAACCTGCGAAATCGGAGATAACACAATTATTAGAGAGTGTGTGACGATTAGTCGAGGAACTAAAGATAAGTTGAAGACGGTTATTGGTAACAATGTCTTGTTGATGGCCTATGTCCATGTCGCTCATGATTGTATTATAGGCGATCGTTGTATTGTTGCCAATGCAGTTCAGATTGCGGGACATTGTACTATTAACGAATGGGCGATTATTGGAGGAACAACGGCTATTCATCAGTTTGTGACTATCGGAAAACATGCTATGGTCGCAGGTGGAGCTAGACTTGGTAAAGATGTGCCTCCATATGTATTGACAACTAGAGTTCCCGCAGGATTTGCCGGAGTGAATACTTTAGGGTTGAGAAGAAGAGGATTCTCGAATGATAAAATCAGGGAGATTCAGGAAGTTTACAAGGCTTTTTATGAAGAAGGACGAAATATAACACAATCTATAAGCTTTGTAGAAGAGAATGTTGTGTCTTCTGAAGTTAGAGATGAGATTCTTGCGTTCATCAAAGGCTCGGATAGGGGTGTTTTGAGATTAGTGAAAGAAGATTATACTTAA
- a CDS encoding ABC transporter ATP-binding protein yields the protein MSNLNIAIKTQNLGKKFQREWIFKGLDFEFFYGKSYAIVGSNGSGKSTLLQILAGFMPYSVGELNYFNPQGGSVEPSSFYNHLAIATPYLELIEEYTLKEFLNFHFYFKKINVNIDIDRLISIMYLEKSRNKPIRNFSSGMKQRLKLGLAFFDESPVVLLDEPTMNLDSKGIDWYKTHLSQIVNKKLILICSNQDYEYELCDDVLNIEDFKI from the coding sequence ATGAGCAATTTAAATATTGCTATTAAGACTCAAAATTTAGGCAAGAAATTCCAGCGCGAATGGATTTTCAAAGGCTTGGATTTTGAGTTTTTTTATGGCAAATCCTATGCGATAGTTGGCTCGAATGGAAGCGGTAAGTCTACTTTGTTGCAAATATTGGCGGGATTTATGCCTTATTCGGTTGGTGAATTGAATTATTTTAATCCCCAAGGGGGGAGTGTGGAGCCGTCTTCTTTTTATAACCATTTGGCTATTGCGACACCTTATTTGGAACTAATTGAAGAGTATACGTTGAAAGAGTTTTTGAATTTTCATTTTTATTTTAAAAAAATAAATGTTAATATTGATATAGATAGACTCATTTCAATAATGTATTTGGAGAAATCGAGAAATAAACCAATTAGGAATTTTTCCTCGGGCATGAAGCAGAGGTTGAAATTAGGTTTGGCTTTTTTTGACGAATCTCCAGTAGTTTTATTGGATGAACCTACTATGAATCTTGATTCTAAAGGAATAGATTGGTATAAGACTCATTTAAGTCAAATAGTTAATAAAAAATTAATACTAATTTGTTCGAATCAAGATTATGAATATGAACTTTGTGATGATGTTTTGAATATTGAGGATTTTAAAATTTAA